The region CAGGGCCTGCCTGTTGTTCGGGATAACGAAGCGGCGCTGGTCCTTATCGTTCTTGATGTTGCCCAACTCCACAAACACGGTAGGCGGGTGGCTATATTTCACAACATACAGGCTACTGCGCGGCGTAACGGTGCCGAAGTAATCGCGGTTGGGCTGGTAACGGTTATACTTGGTGGTAAACACCTCGTGGATGCGTTGGGCCAGGGCGAGCCCCGGCGCGCTGTTCTCGTGATGATAGAAGAACACGTCAATGTTCTGGCCCTTGCTGCGGCTGTCTATATGAATAGAGAGCATGCGCTGGTGTTGGCCTTTGTGCCGTTGGTACAGCCGGTTTATGTCTGCCACGCGGCTCCTGAGGCGCTGTGTCTGGCCATGGGGCACCGGGTCGCCAAAGTAGCCCACCTCATCCGTATCCATCTCCAGGATGTTCTCATCCCGAATCCCGTCGTCCGGGTCCTGGATAACCATGTAAACGGTAGCGCCATGCTCCATCAGGCGGCGGGCCAGGCGAATGGTAACATCATAGGCGTACTCATCCTCACTTAAATGGTAGGGGCCGTACTTTCCGATCGCACCCGGGTCCGGGCCGCTATGGCCGGCAACCAGGTAGTAAACAGAACCCTGCAACTGGCGGTCTATGACCTCTACGCGCTCGTAGTTTTTCCCGAACAGGGGTTCTACCAGTACAGCGGGGGCGGGAGCAGGGGCTACTTTTTCTGCTGGGGCGGCCGTAGTTGCGCCGCCTGCAGAGGCTGTTGGCAGCAGGTAAGTTTTGCCTGCGTACAGGCTGTTGTCCCGCCCGAGGTTCTTCTGGTTTAGCTCCACAAAGTTTTGGAGGTGCTCAGAGGGCTCCAGTCCGTGGCGGCGGAGTAGCAGGTAAATGCCATCCCCGTCTTCGGCCACCACTTTGGGGTAACTCTGGCTAAAAAGGAGGGAGGCATTCAGGAAAAGGGTGAAGGTAAGTATGAATTTCCGCAAGGTTCTTACTGTTTATGTCCTACTATCTCTTACGAACCGATAGTATGGAAAATTTTACAAGCGAGAAAATATTCGGCTAAGGCTGCATTAAAGTTATACTTTTTAACCGACTTTTTCCCAAACAAAAGGCCATCAGCTATTTAAATTTGAAGAGCACCGGGGCAGGGCAGGGGCCGCCCAAAAAAAGCGCCTCCCTGATTAAGGGGAGGCGCTGCTGTAGTGATGATGCTATGGTGCATTTATACTTTATTTCGAAATAACTTTGACCATCGTTCCTTTCTCTACCCGGTCGGTTAGCTCCATGCCGTTGAGTATGGCAAATTCTTCCAGCCTGTCCTGCTTGATGTTATGGTTCTGCAGGATCTGGGATAGCGTGGCTGTTTGCTGCACCGTGACAATTTGAATCCGCTCAGGCTTACGGTTAAGCTTATCGGCCTCGGTCAGCTCGGCAAAATTCTGCATGGTGTTACTGAAAGTCTGGAAATAGTTGTCGAAGTCGTCGGCGGTGGTGATGCCCATCAGGCTGTAGTTGTTGTTGCCGTAGCGGATAAGGTAAGTCAGCGTTCGGATTACGGGCTGTTGCTGTTGTTGTTGCTGCTGAGGCTGTTGGTCTGCTACGATGGCAAGGGCAGGCAAGCCATTAACCGTTGTGCTCTTGGACTCTACGGGCTGCAGGTTATAGCCTTGCATTAAGGCTTGGGCAGCGGCTTCCAGGGTTTCGCCGGGCACCAGCATCAGGTTCATCATGGCCTTTCCTTCTTTTTGCGCCATCTGAAAAACCTGCGGTGAGTTTAAGTATCCCCAGTTAGAAGGGATCGGGAACCGGAACTTCAGCTCCGGGTGGTAGAACACGCTGTTCTCCACGAATCCCTGCCGCGGGTCTTCGCCATACACGATGCCGTCTATGCGTTTCAGGTATTCGTTGCGCTCTACTTTGGCGGTGGTCAGGTTTTCTTTCTTTTTCCAGGCGGCGGCCAACTCATGCACCCTGGTATAGCGGTCGGCGGGGTTCGGGTGCGTGGAGAGGAAGTCGGGGATGGCGGATCCGCTGCCGGCCTGTTGGCGCTGGAGTGTCAGGAAAAAGTCAGCCATCTCGGTAGCATCATACCCAATTTTGGTAGAGTATTCCACGCCCAGTTCATCCGACTCCCGCTCATCATCGCGGCCAAACTTGAGGAACAGCAGCCCCAGGCCCTGGGAGGCCACATCACCTAACTGCGCGATCTCCGGGGAAATGACCATGGCGCCAATCAGCCCAACTTGTGCCAGGGTAGCCTTAGACTGCTGCTGCACGGAGTGGCGCGCAGTAATATGCCCGATTTCATGGCCAAGGACACCAGCGAACTGTGCCTCATTGTTGAAATGGGCCATAATGCCGCGCGTAAAGTATACGTAGCCGCCGGGCAAGGCAAAAGCATTGATCACGGGAGAGTCTACTATTTTAAATTCGTACTTTAGCTCCGGCCGGTGCGATACAGCCGCCATTGCCTGGCCTTTTTGCTGTATAAACTGTTGCAGGGCCTTGTCCTCATAAAGGCCGAATTGGGCTAGCACGGCCGGATCGGATTGCGCCCCAAGCGCGATTTCCTGTTCCTCCGACATCAGTACAATGTCTCGTTTGCCCGTTACGGGGTTGGTAGCGCAGGAATTAAAGAGCAGCAGCACGATAGCTAGCCCTGCGATAAGATTGTATTTTTTCATAGTTATCTCGTTTAGTTCGCCGATTCTGAGAATCTATATTAGAATAATCGAATCTTAAGTTTGAACGGTGCGAAACCTGTTAGGTTGCAACAATGCCCGGACTAGTAAGCTTTCCCGAGCAGAGGAACCCGAAGTAAAATAAACAGAAAGCGCCTTAGCGTTTTCATCGCTAAGGCGCTTTCTGTAAAGATTGACGGAGTGGCAGGGATTAAAAGTCAAAGAGATCGCTCAGGAAGGACTGTTTCTTTTTATGTGGGTGCTGTTTCTTGTCGCGGCCGTAAGAGTCGTAACCGTATCGTTTATAATCCGATTCATAGTTTTCCCGCTTGGAGTAGTGTTCTGAAGACCGTTCGATGATCTTTTCGAGTTCGCCACGGTCCAGCCAGATACCACGACAGCTCGGGCAGTAGTCAATCTCTACGCCATTTTTATCACTCATAAGGAGCGTTTCGTTACAGTTAGGGCATTTCATATGTATAGTGCTTTGTTTATCCTGAATATAAACAAACAAAAGTATAAGGTCTTTACTTCACGACGTAAACACCGTTGCACACGACGGACAGAGTCCAGAAGCAAGTTGAAGAATCTAACTGTTTCTAACCGAGCCTTGCTCTACACTTTCTTATTTAACATAAAGTACATTATGAGTGACACTTAAAATAGATGATTAATCATCGTACATTATAAGTCTTATAATTTATATTATGTTAAGTAAGGGGTTTCTGTACCTTCATCTGCATGATTACTCCCTTCTTTGGAGCTGCCATCCTTTCACTGCCAGCCTATGGCACAAAAAAAGGAGAAGCACTTCAGCCTCTCCTTTTCTATGTCAGTCAATAACGAATGTCTAGTTCAGTTTTGCGGAAAGCTTTTCCGCATCGGCTTTGCGACCCAGACGTGTGTACACGTTGATCAGGTTCTGCATGGTAGCTTTGTCTTCCGGCTGAATCTGGTGTGCCTTTTCAAAGTATGGCATCGCTGCCTGATAATACTTCTTAGCCTCGGCCTCTAAGGCCTTGCCTTTTTTCTGGTACGTGGCGTAGTCCATCTTAGCGGCCTTGTTGTTGATCTCGGCACCTCTGTTGTACTCCAGTACGCCTAAGTTATAGTATGCGTCGAAGTTGTTCGGATCCGCCTCGATCGCTTTCTTATACACTTCGCGCGCACCATCCAGGTCTTTCTTGCGCTCCAGCAAGTTTCCCTTTACGGCATAAAGGCTGGCGTTCTTCGGATCGGCTTCGATAGCTTTGTCAAGTTTGGCCATTGCCTCGTCAGCGCGGTCGTTCTTCAGGTAGTACTTCAGTTCTTCCTGCATCATGTACACGCTGTTCGGGTGCTCCTTCAGACCCTCAGCCAGAGTTGCCAATATAGCATCATCGCTGGCTTCAGTTGCCTGCTGCAGCTGAATTTTTGCCTTGTACACGTCTTCTGTCTTGTGGCCCATTTTCAGGAGCTCATCATAAAAGCCGATGGCCTGGTCATACTTATTGTCAGCTGTGGAGGCATAGGCCGCGTAAAGCACAGCTGTGGTGTCCTCCGGGCTGATCTTATGCGCCAGTTCATACTTTTCGATCGCGTTAGCCCAGTCCTGGCTGTTATGGAATTCCACCGCCTGGTTCAGCACCTGGCCGTACAGCATTTGCTTGCGCTCCGGCACCTGCTTGGCGAACTCTCCGTTCTGGCCATCCAACTCTACCGTCTTGTCAAAAGACTCCAGGATAACCAACGGGGTGTTCTCGTCTGTTAATTTACCATAGATCGGGTTGCCGATCATGTCCTGATAAATAACGCCACGGTAAAACCAGGTTTTTGCTTTATCCTTTGTTTTTTTATGCTCTGTGGCCTTCTCTATATCAGCCAGTGCTTTGTCAAGCGTTCCATTTTTATGGTTCAAGACTGCACTGTTCACAGCCGAGTTCTGAGCGCTTGCAACCGAAATGGTACCGGCTACTAGGGCTGTCAAAAGTACTTTTTTCATACTTGAATAATGGTTTGAGGTTGTTGTTTGCTTAACGTATTATATCTGTAAATAATTCGTTCTTAGGCGTTTAAGCCTCTTCTGTCGTGTCCGGGTCAATCATCGTGTCCGGCTGCAGCGAATCATCCGGTGTAAGCTCTGACTGTTCCATCACCGCCTCCTCTACAGCCTGCTCCAGTACCGCTTCTTCTACCTCGGCTTCGTTCTCGGCCTCTACTTTTGCCACTGATGAGATTTGATCCCCCTCATTGAGCTTTAAGAGACGAACCCCCTGTGTGGCGCGGCCGATGATACGAAGGTCGCTCACGCGCAGACGGATGGTGATACCCGAACGGTTGATGATCATCAGGTCGTCGGTATCGATTACGCCTTTGATGGCCACGAGTTTTCCTGTTTTTTCGGTAATGTTCATCGTCTTCACACCCTTTCCGCCACGGTTCGTGATACGGTATTCCTCGAGTGGCGAGCGCTTGCCGAAGCCATTTTCCGAAACAACCAACAGGTTGGTGTTCTCATTCTCTACACAAACCATACCAACTACCTTGTCGTTTGGTCCGGCCAGGGTGACGGCACGCACACCGGCAGCCGTACGGCCCATCGGTCTTACCTGCGTCTCGTTAAAGCGGATGGCCCTGCCCGACTCCAGCGCAATGACAATCTCGCTGCTGGTGTTGGTCAGCTGCACGTCCAGCAGGCGATCGCCATCGTTGATCGAGATAGCGTTGATACCGTTGGTTCTTGGGCGGGAGTAAGCCTCCAGCACCGTCTTCTTGATGGTACCCTGCTCTGTGATGAACACCAGGTTGTGGTTGAGTACGTAATCCTGGTTTTTTAGGTCGTGCACGTTCAGTACGGC is a window of Pontibacter kalidii DNA encoding:
- a CDS encoding TFIIB-type zinc ribbon-containing protein is translated as MKCPNCNETLLMSDKNGVEIDYCPSCRGIWLDRGELEKIIERSSEHYSKRENYESDYKRYGYDSYGRDKKQHPHKKKQSFLSDLFDF
- a CDS encoding tetratricopeptide repeat protein, encoding MKKVLLTALVAGTISVASAQNSAVNSAVLNHKNGTLDKALADIEKATEHKKTKDKAKTWFYRGVIYQDMIGNPIYGKLTDENTPLVILESFDKTVELDGQNGEFAKQVPERKQMLYGQVLNQAVEFHNSQDWANAIEKYELAHKISPEDTTAVLYAAYASTADNKYDQAIGFYDELLKMGHKTEDVYKAKIQLQQATEASDDAILATLAEGLKEHPNSVYMMQEELKYYLKNDRADEAMAKLDKAIEADPKNASLYAVKGNLLERKKDLDGAREVYKKAIEADPNNFDAYYNLGVLEYNRGAEINNKAAKMDYATYQKKGKALEAEAKKYYQAAMPYFEKAHQIQPEDKATMQNLINVYTRLGRKADAEKLSAKLN
- a CDS encoding N-acetylmuramoyl-L-alanine amidase family protein, which gives rise to MRKFILTFTLFLNASLLFSQSYPKVVAEDGDGIYLLLRRHGLEPSEHLQNFVELNQKNLGRDNSLYAGKTYLLPTASAGGATTAAPAEKVAPAPAPAVLVEPLFGKNYERVEVIDRQLQGSVYYLVAGHSGPDPGAIGKYGPYHLSEDEYAYDVTIRLARRLMEHGATVYMVIQDPDDGIRDENILEMDTDEVGYFGDPVPHGQTQRLRSRVADINRLYQRHKGQHQRMLSIHIDSRSKGQNIDVFFYHHENSAPGLALAQRIHEVFTTKYNRYQPNRDYFGTVTPRSSLYVVKYSHPPTVFVELGNIKNDKDQRRFVIPNNRQALANWLCDGIIADYKASN
- a CDS encoding M48 family metalloprotease, with the protein product MKKYNLIAGLAIVLLLFNSCATNPVTGKRDIVLMSEEQEIALGAQSDPAVLAQFGLYEDKALQQFIQQKGQAMAAVSHRPELKYEFKIVDSPVINAFALPGGYVYFTRGIMAHFNNEAQFAGVLGHEIGHITARHSVQQQSKATLAQVGLIGAMVISPEIAQLGDVASQGLGLLFLKFGRDDERESDELGVEYSTKIGYDATEMADFFLTLQRQQAGSGSAIPDFLSTHPNPADRYTRVHELAAAWKKKENLTTAKVERNEYLKRIDGIVYGEDPRQGFVENSVFYHPELKFRFPIPSNWGYLNSPQVFQMAQKEGKAMMNLMLVPGETLEAAAQALMQGYNLQPVESKSTTVNGLPALAIVADQQPQQQQQQQQPVIRTLTYLIRYGNNNYSLMGITTADDFDNYFQTFSNTMQNFAELTEADKLNRKPERIQIVTVQQTATLSQILQNHNIKQDRLEEFAILNGMELTDRVEKGTMVKVISK